In one Pseudomonas sp. 31-12 genomic region, the following are encoded:
- a CDS encoding flavohemoglobin expression-modulating QEGLA motif protein: MDDYQQTIRILSDRIVLAQTPIRVLDAVKWDDSIRKGFLKAKGKEMPAVDRDYYLNRPLSFDSSKVKLEFQNIERDITRQLGQFNPVGQIMRRMCKEYRMVVRMLEARGTEDFGLISQELYGAASDAFHAGDPTLSDLGLMLSDYLNNIDGRGDLKDEPKTLTAKDAVHLLQTRLSKVFGEAEETIRVFESDGIVADAAAGADYIKIRTDAMFNERDVRALEVHEGLVHVGTTLNGLNQPICTFLSKGPPSSTVTQEGLAILMEIITFASYPSRLRKLTNRTRAIHMVEEGADFLQVFEFFREQGFEMAESYGNASRVFRGSIPTGLPFTKDLSYLKGFIMVYNYIQLAVRKGKLEQIPLLFCGKTTLEDMRTLRQLVDEGLVVPPKYLPDQFRDLNALSAWMCFSNFLNHLSLDRIEADYSNIL, from the coding sequence GTGGACGATTACCAGCAGACGATACGCATTTTGTCCGATCGCATTGTGCTGGCGCAGACGCCGATTCGCGTCCTCGATGCGGTCAAGTGGGACGACAGCATCCGCAAGGGTTTCCTCAAGGCCAAGGGCAAGGAAATGCCGGCGGTGGACCGCGACTATTACCTCAATCGGCCACTGTCTTTCGATTCCAGCAAAGTGAAGCTGGAATTCCAGAACATCGAGCGTGACATCACCCGTCAGCTCGGCCAGTTCAACCCGGTCGGCCAGATCATGCGGCGCATGTGCAAGGAATACCGGATGGTGGTGCGCATGCTCGAAGCGCGCGGCACCGAGGATTTCGGGCTGATTTCCCAGGAGTTGTACGGCGCCGCGTCCGACGCGTTCCACGCCGGCGACCCGACGCTGTCCGACCTCGGCCTGATGCTCTCCGATTACCTGAACAACATCGATGGCCGGGGCGACCTGAAGGACGAGCCGAAAACCCTCACCGCCAAGGATGCCGTGCATCTGCTGCAAACCCGGCTGAGCAAAGTGTTTGGCGAAGCCGAGGAAACCATTCGGGTGTTCGAGTCCGACGGCATCGTGGCCGATGCGGCGGCCGGTGCCGACTACATCAAGATTCGCACCGACGCGATGTTCAACGAACGTGACGTGCGCGCCCTGGAGGTGCATGAGGGGCTGGTCCACGTCGGCACCACGCTCAACGGGCTGAACCAGCCGATCTGCACTTTCCTGTCCAAAGGTCCGCCGTCGTCGACAGTGACCCAGGAAGGCCTGGCGATCCTGATGGAAATCATCACCTTCGCTTCCTACCCGAGCCGCCTGCGCAAACTGACCAACCGCACCCGAGCCATTCACATGGTGGAGGAGGGCGCGGACTTCTTGCAGGTCTTCGAGTTCTTCCGCGAGCAAGGCTTTGAAATGGCTGAAAGCTACGGCAACGCCAGTCGGGTGTTCCGTGGTTCGATACCGACCGGCCTGCCCTTTACCAAAGACTTGTCCTACCTCAAGGGCTTTATCATGGTTTACAACTACATTCAGTTGGCCGTGCGTAAAGGCAAGCTTGAGCAGATTCCGCTGCTGTTTTGCGGCAAGACCACGCTGGAAGACATGCGCACCCTGCGTCAGTTGGTGGACGAAGGACTGGTGGTGCCACCCAAGTATTTGCCGGATCAGTTCCGCGACCTGAACGCACTGTCGGCGTGGATGTGCTTCTCCAACTTCCTCAACCACCTGAGCCTGGACCGGATCGAAGCGGATTACTCAAACATCTTATAA
- a CDS encoding diguanylate cyclase domain-containing protein yields the protein MTDLQLDDFKTDENAAMVLLVDDQAMIGEAVRRGLSNEDNIDFHFCADPHQAIAQAIRIKPTVILQDLVMPGLDGLSLVREYRNHPATKNIPIIVLSTKEDPLIKSAAFAAGANDYLVKLPDNIELVARIRYHSRSYMTLLQRDAAYRALRVSQQQLLDTNLVLQRLMNSDGLTGLSNRRHFDEYLELEWRRSLRDQSQLSLLMIDVDYFKSYNDSFGHLEGDEALRKVATAIRDASARPSDLPARYGGEEFVLVLPNTTPGGARLVAEKLRMTVEALKIPHIVPSEGSSLTISIGLSTMIPQPGSDCRQLISAADKGLYLAKNNGRNQVGIE from the coding sequence ATGACTGACTTACAGCTCGACGACTTCAAGACCGACGAGAACGCCGCTATGGTGCTGTTGGTGGACGATCAGGCGATGATCGGGGAGGCGGTGCGCCGCGGGTTGTCGAACGAAGACAATATCGACTTCCACTTCTGCGCCGATCCGCACCAGGCCATTGCGCAGGCGATCCGTATCAAACCGACGGTGATCCTGCAGGATCTGGTGATGCCCGGCCTGGACGGCCTGAGCCTAGTGCGTGAATACCGCAACCATCCGGCGACCAAGAACATCCCGATCATTGTTCTCTCGACCAAGGAAGACCCGCTGATCAAGAGCGCGGCGTTTGCGGCCGGGGCCAATGATTACCTGGTCAAGCTGCCGGACAACATCGAACTGGTGGCGCGCATTCGCTATCACTCGCGTTCCTACATGACGCTGTTGCAGCGCGATGCGGCCTACCGCGCGTTGCGGGTCAGCCAGCAGCAATTGCTCGACACCAACCTGGTGTTGCAGCGGCTGATGAACTCCGACGGCTTGACCGGGCTGTCGAACCGCCGGCACTTCGACGAATACCTGGAACTGGAATGGCGCCGTTCGCTGCGCGATCAGAGCCAGTTGTCGCTGTTGATGATCGATGTCGACTACTTCAAGTCCTACAACGACAGTTTTGGCCACCTCGAAGGCGATGAAGCCCTGCGTAAAGTTGCCACCGCGATTCGCGACGCCAGCGCCCGGCCGTCGGACCTGCCGGCCCGTTACGGCGGAGAAGAGTTTGTGCTGGTGCTGCCCAACACCACACCGGGTGGCGCGCGCCTGGTGGCGGAAAAACTTCGCATGACTGTGGAAGCGCTGAAGATTCCGCACATTGTCCCCAGCGAAGGCTCAAGCCTGACCATCAGCATCGGCCTGTCGACCATGATCCCGCAGCCGGGCAGCGATTGCCGGCAACTGATCTCGGCGGCGGACAAGGGGCTGTACCTGGCGAAGAACAATGGGCGTAATCAGGTAGGGATTGAGTGA
- the prfB gene encoding peptide chain release factor 2 (programmed frameshift) gives MEINPILNSIKDLSERSETIRGYLDYDQKHERLTEVNRELEDPAVWNNPSYAQELGRERSLLAQIVETLDEMHSGLADAKDLLLMSAEEEDQAAVDDVAAEVERLRESLEKLEFRRMFSGEMDANNAYLDIQAGSGGTEAQDWANILLRMYLRWADKRGFDATIMELSAGEVAGIKGATVHIKGEYAFGWLRTEIGVHRLVRKSPFDSGNRRHTSFSAVFVSPEIDDNIEIDINPSDLRIDTYRSSGAGGQHVNTTDSAVRITHVPTNTVVSCQNERSQHANKDTAMKMLRARLYEQEVQKRNAASQALEDTKSDIGWGHQIRSYVLDASRIKDLRTNIERSDCDKVLDGDIDEYLVASLKQGL, from the exons ATGGAAATCAACCCGATCCTTAACAGTATCAAGGACCTGTCCGAGCGCTCCGAAACTATTCGGGGGTATCTT GACTACGATCAAAAGCATGAGCGTCTGACTGAAGTCAATCGCGAGCTTGAAGATCCGGCTGTCTGGAACAACCCGTCGTACGCTCAGGAACTGGGCCGCGAGCGGTCGCTGCTGGCTCAGATCGTCGAAACCCTCGACGAAATGCACAGCGGTCTGGCCGATGCCAAAGATTTGCTGCTGATGTCCGCCGAAGAAGAAGACCAGGCCGCCGTCGATGACGTCGCTGCCGAAGTCGAGCGCCTGCGCGAGTCGCTGGAAAAACTCGAATTCCGTCGCATGTTCAGCGGTGAGATGGACGCCAACAACGCCTACCTGGACATCCAGGCCGGCTCCGGCGGTACCGAAGCCCAGGACTGGGCCAACATCCTGCTGCGCATGTACCTGCGCTGGGCTGACAAACGCGGTTTCGACGCGACCATCATGGAGCTGTCGGCCGGTGAAGTCGCCGGGATCAAGGGCGCCACGGTCCACATCAAGGGCGAATACGCCTTTGGCTGGCTGCGCACCGAGATCGGCGTGCACCGTCTGGTGCGCAAGAGTCCGTTCGACTCCGGCAACCGTCGCCACACCTCGTTCTCGGCCGTGTTTGTGTCGCCGGAAATCGATGACAACATCGAAATCGACATCAACCCGTCGGACCTGCGCATCGACACCTACCGCTCCTCGGGTGCCGGTGGTCAGCACGTAAACACCACCGACTCGGCCGTACGGATTACTCACGTACCGACCAACACCGTGGTCAGCTGCCAGAACGAACGCTCCCAGCACGCCAACAAAGACACCGCGATGAAAATGTTGCGGGCGCGCTTGTACGAGCAGGAAGTGCAGAAACGCAACGCCGCCTCCCAGGCCCTGGAAGACACAAAGTCGGACATCGGCTGGGGTCACCAGATTCGCTCTTACGTGCTCGATGCGTCGCGAATCAAGGATTTGCGCACTAACATCGAACGCAGTGACTGCGACAAGGTACTCGACGGCGATATCGACGAATACCTGGTGGCGAGCCTGAAACAAGGGCTGTAA
- a CDS encoding TetR/AcrR family transcriptional regulator: MNRAIAQEGAAGVATAVAESVQYQGRKASRQGSEQRRQEILDAAMRIVVRDGVRAVRHRAVAAEAGVPLSATTYYFKDIDDLLTDTFAQYVERSAAFMAKLWVNNEGLLREMVVSGDGSPESRSQLADDIARLMADYVHRQLINRREHLMAEQAFRQEALLNPRLALLVRSHQQILLQGTCQLFQVLGSREPQQDAKVLTAIIGRMEYQGLLNDAEPVAEAEMLGILTRYMHLVLASV; encoded by the coding sequence GTGAACCGTGCAATTGCTCAAGAAGGTGCAGCGGGCGTCGCCACTGCGGTCGCTGAAAGCGTTCAGTACCAGGGTCGCAAGGCCAGCCGACAGGGCAGCGAGCAGCGTCGACAGGAGATTCTCGATGCGGCGATGCGCATTGTCGTGCGTGATGGCGTGCGGGCCGTGCGTCACCGTGCGGTTGCCGCAGAGGCCGGTGTGCCGCTGTCGGCCACCACTTATTACTTCAAGGATATCGATGACTTGCTCACCGATACCTTCGCCCAATACGTCGAACGCAGCGCCGCGTTCATGGCCAAGCTGTGGGTGAACAACGAGGGTCTGCTGCGCGAGATGGTGGTCAGCGGCGACGGCAGCCCCGAGTCGCGCTCGCAACTGGCGGACGACATTGCGCGGTTGATGGCGGACTATGTGCACCGGCAACTGATCAACCGCCGCGAACACTTGATGGCCGAACAGGCGTTCCGCCAGGAAGCGCTGCTGAACCCGCGCCTGGCGCTGTTGGTGCGTTCACATCAGCAAATTCTGCTACAGGGCACGTGCCAGCTTTTCCAGGTATTGGGTTCGCGCGAACCGCAACAGGATGCCAAGGTGTTGACGGCGATTATCGGACGGATGGAATATCAGGGCCTGCTCAACGACGCCGAGCCTGTCGCCGAGGCTGAAATGCTCGGTATCCTGACTCGCTACATGCACCTGGTATTGGCCTCGGTGTAA
- the lysS gene encoding lysine--tRNA ligase: protein MSDLQLDPQALQQEENSLIALRKEKLAAERAKGNAFPNDFRRDNYCEDLQKQYADKTKEELAEAAIPVKVAGRIMLNRGSFMVIQDMTGRIQVYVNRKTLSEDTLAAVKTWDMGDIIAAVGTLARSGKGDLYVEMTEVRLLTKSLRPLPDKHHGLTDTEQRYRQRYVDLIVNEEVRQTFRVRSQVIAHIRSFLMKRDFLEVETPMLQTIPGGAAAKPFETHHNALDMEMFLRIAPELYLKRLVVGGFEKVFEINRNFRNEGVSTRHNPEFTMLEFYQAYADYEDNMDLTEELFRELAQLVLGSTDVPYGDKLFHFGEPFVRLSVFDSILKYNPELTADDLTDIEKARAIAKKAGAKVLGFEGLGKLQVMIFEELVEHKLEQPHFITQYPFEVSPLARRNDENPSVTDRFELFIGGREIANAYSELNDAEDQAERFMAQVADKDAGDDEAMHYDADFVRALEYGMPPTAGEGIGIDRLVMLLTNSPSIRDVILFPHMRPQA from the coding sequence ATGAGCGACCTACAACTCGACCCGCAAGCCCTGCAACAGGAAGAAAACTCCCTGATCGCCCTGCGCAAGGAAAAGCTTGCTGCCGAGCGCGCCAAGGGCAATGCCTTCCCCAACGACTTCCGCCGCGACAACTACTGCGAAGACTTGCAGAAACAGTACGCGGACAAGACCAAGGAAGAGCTGGCAGAGGCTGCGATCCCGGTCAAGGTTGCCGGTCGCATCATGCTCAACCGTGGCTCGTTCATGGTGATCCAGGACATGACCGGGCGCATCCAGGTCTACGTCAACCGCAAGACCCTGTCCGAAGACACCCTGGCCGCGGTGAAAACCTGGGACATGGGCGACATCATTGCAGCCGTTGGCACCCTGGCCCGTTCCGGCAAGGGCGACCTGTACGTTGAAATGACCGAAGTGCGCCTGCTGACCAAGTCGCTGCGCCCGCTGCCGGACAAGCACCACGGCCTGACCGACACCGAACAGCGCTACCGTCAGCGCTACGTTGACCTGATCGTCAACGAAGAGGTGCGCCAGACCTTCCGCGTGCGTTCGCAAGTGATTGCGCACATCCGCAGCTTCCTGATGAAGCGCGACTTCCTCGAAGTCGAAACGCCGATGCTGCAAACCATCCCGGGCGGCGCTGCGGCCAAGCCGTTCGAGACGCACCACAACGCGCTGGACATGGAAATGTTCCTGCGTATCGCCCCTGAGCTGTACTTGAAGCGCCTGGTTGTCGGCGGCTTCGAGAAAGTGTTCGAGATCAACCGCAACTTCCGTAACGAAGGCGTTTCGACCCGTCACAACCCTGAGTTCACCATGTTGGAGTTCTACCAGGCATACGCCGACTACGAAGACAACATGGACCTGACCGAAGAACTGTTCCGCGAACTGGCGCAGCTGGTTCTGGGCAGCACCGACGTGCCGTACGGCGACAAGTTGTTCCACTTCGGCGAACCGTTCGTGCGTCTGTCGGTGTTCGACTCGATCCTCAAGTACAACCCCGAGCTGACCGCTGACGACCTGACCGACATCGAGAAGGCTCGCGCCATCGCCAAGAAGGCCGGCGCCAAGGTGCTGGGCTTCGAAGGTCTGGGCAAGTTGCAGGTGATGATTTTCGAAGAGCTGGTCGAGCACAAGCTGGAGCAGCCGCACTTCATCACCCAGTACCCGTTCGAAGTGTCGCCGCTGGCCCGTCGCAACGACGAGAACCCAAGCGTTACCGACCGTTTTGAACTGTTCATCGGTGGCCGCGAAATCGCCAACGCCTATTCCGAGTTGAATGACGCGGAAGACCAGGCCGAGCGCTTCATGGCTCAGGTGGCCGACAAGGACGCGGGCGACGATGAAGCCATGCACTACGACGCCGACTTCGTTCGCGCGTTGGAGTACGGCATGCCGCCAACGGCGGGTGAAGGGATCGGCATCGACCGCCTGGTGATGTTGCTGACCAACTCACCGTCGATCCGCGACGTGATCCTGTTCCCGCACATGCGGCCGCAAGCGTAA